One window of Bacillus sp. (in: firmicutes) genomic DNA carries:
- a CDS encoding class I SAM-dependent methyltransferase has translation MATTNWQRQDVTQYYLEQVRGGIPFGAEQVKIMLQVVHHFNPNPKRIMDLGCGNGFLAEILLKSYPEATAILLDHSKPMLEQARIHMTDFKDRCEIIQGDFSQRIGQYVEPGSLDCVVSGYAIHHLPHEQKKALYQEIYNTLAQGGVFINIEHTASATPKIEELHDVLFIDHLATHNKRDRKDVAKEYYNRPDKADNILERVDIQVNWLRDIGFKHSDCFFKWMELAVFGGVK, from the coding sequence ATGGCAACAACAAATTGGCAACGTCAAGATGTTACACAATACTATTTAGAGCAAGTTAGAGGTGGAATTCCTTTTGGTGCCGAACAAGTAAAAATCATGCTTCAAGTGGTCCATCATTTTAATCCTAATCCAAAGAGAATAATGGACTTGGGATGTGGGAACGGGTTTTTAGCGGAAATTTTACTTAAATCATATCCAGAGGCTACTGCTATATTACTAGACCATTCAAAACCAATGCTTGAACAGGCACGCATTCACATGACAGATTTTAAGGATCGTTGTGAGATAATCCAGGGTGATTTTAGTCAGCGCATTGGGCAATATGTTGAACCGGGGTCACTAGACTGCGTTGTTTCAGGATATGCCATTCATCATCTCCCGCATGAACAAAAAAAAGCCTTGTATCAAGAAATATACAATACTTTAGCACAAGGGGGGGTTTTTATTAATATTGAGCATACAGCTTCTGCCACCCCTAAAATTGAAGAACTGCATGATGTGCTTTTTATTGACCACCTTGCTACTCATAATAAAAGGGATAGAAAAGATGTAGCTAAAGAGTATTACAACCGCCCAGATAAGGCAGATAATATACTGGAACGAGTGGATATCCAAGTTAATTGGTTAAGAGACATTGGATTTAAGCATTCAGATTGCTTTTTTAAGTGGATGGAGCTTGCTGTTTTTGGCGGGGTAAAATAG
- a CDS encoding aspartate/glutamate racemase family protein has product MKTIGLIGGMSWESSLEYYRIINEEVKNRLGGLHSAKCLLYSVDFEEIERFQAKGEWEEAGKLLGDTAFSLEKAGADFIIICTNTMHKVIEYIEEKITIPILHIADATANQIKKSNISTIGLLGTKYTMEQDFYKSRIELNGIKVLVPKSSEREMVNKVIYEELCLGNIQQSSREYYKKVIKNLVADGAEGIILGCTEIGLLVKQEDSEVPLFDTTVIHAIGAVHKALD; this is encoded by the coding sequence ATGAAAACAATTGGACTAATTGGTGGAATGAGTTGGGAATCTTCGCTTGAATATTATCGGATTATTAATGAAGAAGTAAAAAATAGGTTGGGTGGTTTACATTCGGCAAAATGTTTATTATATAGCGTTGATTTTGAAGAAATTGAGCGGTTTCAAGCAAAAGGTGAGTGGGAAGAAGCTGGTAAACTATTAGGTGATACTGCTTTTTCATTAGAAAAAGCGGGGGCTGACTTCATTATAATTTGTACAAATACGATGCATAAAGTCATTGAATATATTGAAGAAAAAATAACCATACCTATTTTACATATTGCTGATGCAACTGCAAATCAAATTAAGAAATCAAACATTAGTACAATCGGATTATTAGGTACAAAGTATACGATGGAGCAAGATTTTTATAAATCGAGAATAGAGTTAAATGGTATAAAGGTTTTGGTACCCAAATCCTCTGAACGAGAGATGGTTAATAAGGTTATATATGAAGAACTATGTTTAGGCAATATTCAGCAATCATCAAGGGAATATTACAAAAAAGTAATTAAGAATTTAGTTGCTGATGGGGCTGAAGGAATAATCTTGGGTTGTACGGAAATCGGATTATTGGTTAAACAAGAGGATTCAGAAGTTCCATTATTTGATACTACAGTCATCCATGCTATTGGGGCGGTACATAAGGCATTAGACTGA
- a CDS encoding 4-oxalocrotonate tautomerase, which yields MPIIKFDSGKLTDEQKEQLISQLTLTASEITKIPKEFFMVVINEHNDKNFGIGGHDIEKVKKNYLTL from the coding sequence ATGCCAATAATAAAATTTGACTCTGGAAAATTAACTGATGAACAAAAAGAACAGCTTATATCACAATTAACGCTGACTGCATCCGAAATAACTAAAATACCAAAGGAATTTTTTATGGTTGTGATTAATGAACATAATGACAAAAACTTTGGGATTGGTGGACACGATATCGAAAAAGTAAAGAAAAATTATTTGACCTTATAA